DNA from Chitinophaga pendula:
AGTCCACCGAACTACCGGATGTGATCCTGCTCGACCTCAATATGCCGGTAATGGACGGATGGGACTTCCTCGAAGAGTACGCCCTCTTTTATAAGGAATTACCCAAAGACATACGCATCTTCGTACTCACGTCCTCCATAGATGAAAAAGACCGCGAACGCGTAAACGCTTATGCTTTCGTCACCGGCTATCTCACCAAACCGTTGTCTAAAGAGATCGTACAGAAACTATCTGCCTGACAGGTCACCTCAACACGCCGGTAGCGATCCCCACTACCCGTAACACTAGTTAGCTGCCTGCTTCAGCTGAACGATCATCTGCGCCGGGTCAGCAGCCGAAAATACCGTACTACCCGCTACCAACACATCTGCACCCGCCCGGATAATGTCCGCCGCATTCTTCAGATTAATACCGCCG
Protein-coding regions in this window:
- a CDS encoding response regulator — protein: MKPVQLIFIVDDDPIHQQIAQIMIERQGISERIRTFSDAEDVLNCLKENRAQSTELPDVILLDLNMPVMDGWDFLEEYALFYKELPKDIRIFVLTSSIDEKDRERVNAYAFVTGYLTKPLSKEIVQKLSA